A portion of the Actomonas aquatica genome contains these proteins:
- a CDS encoding DEAD/DEAH box helicase: MFKKIIAALRGTKASASDAPAPQKGKSPSSSKSSAPSGERKPRSEGTQGDAPKRKRGNRGGRGEGAPAGDGDQQGQGQREGGRGRGRGRGGRGGRDGDRGEKRGGGREGRGGRGGRGRGEGRRERPERDDFEHPRSEPIKPVTPIDIPAQDTEFSKLGLNDALAYSVAEKGYESPTPIQAQAIPQVLAGRDVIGSAQTGTGKTAAFALPILQRLGAHGKMRCLVLEPTRELALQVEEAFQMYSKYTDLTTTIVYGGVGYGKQREDLRRGVDVCAATPGRLLDLLEDGSTHLNDIEIVVLDEVDRMLDMGFLPDVRRIVEKCPRSRQTLFFTATLPPEIASLADWALTNPVEVKIGVQRKPAETVSHAFYPVVAPQKFSLLLELMKRTDFKSVIVFTRTRMGADRIARQLKKEDHTVGVLHSDRSQRERVEALQGFKSGKFEVLVATDIAARGLDIAGVSHVINYDVPENPEDYVHRIGRTGRAQTSGDAFTLVTEDDVRYARSIERFIGAEVERKRIDDFDYIYSALFDPNAQQAAAPAVRKSRLRR, encoded by the coding sequence ATGTTTAAGAAGATTATTGCGGCGTTGCGCGGCACCAAGGCCAGCGCGTCCGATGCGCCGGCCCCCCAGAAGGGCAAATCCCCCTCCTCCTCCAAATCCTCCGCCCCCTCCGGCGAGCGCAAGCCGCGCTCCGAGGGCACTCAGGGCGATGCACCCAAGCGCAAGCGCGGCAACCGCGGTGGTCGCGGTGAAGGCGCTCCCGCCGGCGATGGCGACCAGCAGGGTCAAGGTCAGCGTGAAGGCGGCCGGGGTCGTGGTCGCGGCCGGGGTGGTCGCGGTGGCCGGGATGGCGATCGCGGCGAGAAGCGTGGCGGTGGTCGTGAGGGTCGGGGCGGTCGCGGTGGTCGCGGGCGCGGCGAAGGCCGGCGCGAACGTCCGGAACGCGACGATTTTGAGCATCCGCGCAGCGAGCCGATCAAGCCGGTGACGCCGATCGATATTCCCGCGCAGGATACGGAATTTTCCAAACTGGGCCTCAACGATGCGCTGGCCTACTCGGTGGCCGAGAAGGGCTACGAGTCCCCGACCCCGATCCAGGCGCAGGCGATCCCGCAGGTGCTGGCCGGTCGCGACGTGATCGGTTCGGCGCAGACCGGCACCGGCAAGACGGCGGCTTTTGCGTTGCCCATCCTGCAACGTCTCGGGGCGCATGGCAAAATGCGCTGCCTCGTGCTCGAGCCGACCCGCGAGCTCGCGCTGCAGGTGGAGGAAGCGTTCCAGATGTATTCCAAATACACCGACCTCACCACGACGATCGTGTATGGTGGTGTTGGATACGGCAAGCAGCGCGAGGACCTGCGCCGCGGCGTGGACGTCTGCGCCGCGACCCCGGGGCGTCTGCTCGACCTCTTGGAGGACGGTTCCACCCACCTCAACGACATCGAGATCGTGGTGCTCGACGAGGTCGACCGCATGCTCGATATGGGCTTCCTGCCCGACGTGCGCCGCATCGTCGAAAAGTGCCCGCGCTCGCGTCAGACCTTGTTCTTCACCGCCACCCTGCCGCCTGAGATCGCCTCGCTGGCGGACTGGGCGCTGACCAATCCGGTGGAGGTGAAGATCGGTGTGCAGCGCAAGCCGGCCGAGACGGTGTCCCACGCGTTTTATCCGGTGGTGGCTCCGCAGAAGTTCAGTCTGCTGCTTGAGCTGATGAAGCGCACCGATTTCAAGAGTGTGATCGTCTTCACCCGCACCCGCATGGGCGCGGACCGCATTGCGCGGCAGTTGAAGAAGGAAGACCATACCGTCGGCGTGTTGCACTCGGACCGCAGTCAGCGTGAGCGCGTGGAAGCGTTGCAGGGCTTCAAGTCGGGCAAATTCGAAGTGCTGGTGGCGACCGACATCGCCGCGCGTGGTTTGGACATCGCGGGCGTGTCGCACGTGATCAATTACGACGTGCCGGAGAACCCGGAAGACTACGTGCACCGCATCGGTCGCACGGGTCGTGCGCAGACCAGCGGTGACGCCTTCACCCTAGTGACCGAAGACGACGTGCGTTACGCGCGCTCGATCGAGCGTTTCATCGGTGCCGAAGTGGAGCGCAAGCGTATCGACGACTTCGACTACATCTACTCGGCCCTGTTTGACCCCAACGCTCAGCAGGCGGCCGCCCCGGCGGTGCGCAAGTCGCGCCTGCGCCGGTAA